In Megalobrama amblycephala isolate DHTTF-2021 linkage group LG10, ASM1881202v1, whole genome shotgun sequence, one DNA window encodes the following:
- the vps26a gene encoding vacuolar protein sorting-associated protein 26A, with amino-acid sequence MSFLGGLFGPVCEIDVILNDAESRKTAELKTEDGKLEKHYLFYDGESVSGKVNINVKQTGKRLEHQGIRIEFVGQIELFSDKSNTHEFVNLVKELALPGELTQNRSYDFEFMQVEKPYESYVGANVRLRYFLKVTIVRRLSDLVKEYDLIVHQLATYPDVNNSIKMEVGIEDCLHIEFEYNKSKYHLKDVIVGKIYFLLVRIKIQHMELQLIKKEMTGIGPSTTTETETVAKYEIMDGAPVKGESIPIRLFLAGYDLTPTMRDVNKKFSVRYFLNLVLVDEEDRRYFKQQEIVLWRKAPEKLRKRNFHQRYESPEPRPSLSAEQPEM; translated from the exons ATG AGTTTCCTTGGAGGTCTTTTTGGTCCTGTGTGTGAAATTGATGTCATTCTGAACGATGCTGAAAGCAGAAAAACAGCAGAGCTGAAAACTGAGGATGGGAAATTGGAGAAGCATTATCTGTTTTATGATGGAGAATCAGTTTCAGGAAAG GTAAATATCAATGTGAAACAAACGGGCAAAAGGCTTGAACATCAGGGAATTCGCATTGAGTTTGTTGGACAAATCG AGCTCTTCAGTGATAAAAGCAATACTCATGAGTTTGTAAACCTTGTGAAGGAGCTCGCTCTGCCTGGGGAGTTGACACAGAACCGCAGCTATGACTTTGAGTTCATGCAGGTGGAAAAGCCATACGAGTCCTATGTCGGAGCAAATGTGCGACTGAG GTATTTCCTTAAAGTTACAATTGTGAGGAGGCTGTCTGATTTGGTAAAGGAGTATGACCTCATTGTCCATCAGCTGGCCACCTACCCTGACGTCAACAACTCTATCAAAATGGAAGTGGGCATTGAAGACTGCCTGCATATAGAGTTTGAATACAATAAGTCCAA GTATCACCTCAAAGACGTAATTGTGGGTAAAATCTACTTCTTACTTGTACGAATTAAAATCCAACACATGGAGCTTCAGTTGATCAAGAAAGAAATGACAGGAATTG GGCCGAGCACAACTACTGAGACAGAGACTGTGGCCAAATATGAGATTATGGATGGAGCACCAGTCAAGG GTGAATCCATTCCCATTCGCCTTTTCCTAGCTGGTTATGACCTTACACCCACAATGAGAGATGTAAACAAGAAGTTCTCCGTGAGGTACTTTTTAAACTTGGTGCTTGTGGATGAAGAAGATAGGAGATACTTCAAACAGCAG GAAATAGTTTTGTGGAGGAAGGCACCAGAGAAACTGCGGAAACGGAACTTCCATCAGCGCTACGAATCACCTGAGCCTCGGCCGAGTCTCTCTGCTGAGCAGCCGGAAATGTGA